The region GCCCGCGGCTCTGATCCCGGGAAGGTGATGGCCGAACTGTTCGGCAAAGCAACCGGGTTGTGCCAGGGCAAGGGCGGTTCCATGCATCTGGTGGACCTCGCCCACCGGTTCATGGGCGGTTATGCCATCGTCGGCGGGCACATTCCATTAGCGACAGGGTTGGCCTTTGCGACGAAATATCAGAAGCAGGATCTGGTGACCGTCTGTTTCTTCGGGGAAGGTGCCGTGCCGAGCGGGCAGGCGCATGAAGCATTCAATCTAGCGGCATTGTGGAAATTGCCGGTCATCTTCATTTGCGAAAATAATCGATACGGGATGGGCACGCCGGTGCATCGGGCCGTGGCGTTGTACGAAAACGTGGCGGAGGCGGCGCGTTCTTACGGCATCATGGCCGAGCGTGTGGACGGCATGGATGTGCTCGCGGTGCGGGCGTTGATGCGGACGGTGGTGGATCAGGTTCGCGCGGGGCACGGCCCGTTTTTCATCGAGGCGATGACCTATCGCTTCATGGGGCACTCGATGGCCGATCCCTCGCATGGCCATTACCGGAGTAAGGACGAAGTCGAGGAACATCGTAAGCGGGATCCGCTGGTGTTACTCAAGCAGCAGATCCTGAGCCTGGCGCTCTGCACTGAGGCCGACTTCAAGCCGGTTGAGCAGGAGGTCGGCGACATTGTGGCCGCGGCGGTGAAGTTCGCCGATGAAAGCCCGTTCCCCGACCCTGCGAGCTTGTATACCGACGTCATGGCGGAGGACTAGAATCACCCATGCTGTTGTCCTACCGAGAGGCGCTGAATCAGGCCATGCGCGAAGAAATGCGCCGCGATCCGCGCATCTTTTTGATCGGTGAAGAGGTGGGCTATTACCAGGGCGCCTTCAAGGTGACCAAGGGGTTCGTCGAGGAATTCGGTCCGCAGCGGGTGGTCGATACGCCGATTACCGAAGCGGGCTTTACCGGCTTGGCCATCGGCGCGGCTATGGCGGGATTGCAGCCGATCGTCGAGCTGATGACCATGAATTTCGGCATCGTGGCGCTGGATCAGATCGTCAACAACGCCGCCAAGATCCGCTACATGTCGGGTGGCCAACTATCTGTTCCCATCGTGATTCGTGGCCCCGGCAGCGCGGCGCATCAATTGGGGGCGCAACATTCGCAAAGCCTGGAAGCCTGGTTTTGCCATGTGCCGGGTTTGAAGGTTGTGGCGCCGGCTACGCCCCAGGATGCAAAGGGTCTTCTGAAGAGCGCGATTCGCGACAAGAACCCCGTTATTTTCATTGAGGCGCAACTGCTGTATGGAACCAAGGGCGAGGTCCAAGACGGTGACTACACGATTCCGCTCGGTCAGGCCGAGGTGAAGCGGACAGGGGCGGATGTGACCGTCGTGGCCTATTCCAAGATGTTGCTGGTGGCGATGGAGGCGGCGGATCAGCTGAGTCGTGAAGGGCTCGATGTCGAGGTGATCGACCCACGCACGCTCAAACCCTTGGACCTCGACACGATCGTCACCTCGGTCAAGAAGACCGGACGTCTGGTGATTGTTGAGGAAGGGTGGCGATTTTGCGGGCTGGGCGCGCAGATTGCCGACAGCATTTACTTGGCGGCGTTCGACTATTTGGATGGTCCCATCGTCCGCGTGACCGGCGAAGAGGTGCCCATGCCCTATAGCCGTCCGCTAGAAGACGCCGCCATCCCGGACGTGCCGCGGGTGATCGCCGCCGTCAAATCGGTTTGTGCTGCAGGATGAGGAACGGTCGCCGTATGGTCCACGCCGGTCGTCGGAGATGGTCTGCATCTTGGAGGAAGATCCATGGCTAGTCGCGTCGTTATGCCCAAGCTCACGGATACCATGGAAGAGGGCGTGCTGCTGGCCTGGAAGAAGCGCGAAGGTGAACAGGTGCAGGCAGGCGAAGTAATTGCCGAGATCGAAACCGACAAGGCAGTCATGGATTTGGAGGCCTTTGCCCCCGGCATCCTGCGCAAGATTCTCGTGCGAGACGGTGAAACGGTACAGTCCGGCACCTTGATCGCGGTCATTGCCGAGGCTGATGAAGACATTACGTCGGCCTTATCCGACGGCGTGACGGCTGCGCCGTCGATCGGCAATGGTGCCAAAACCGGCGCTGTTCCGGGAGCGGCCCCTGCTCCACTTGCAGCGGCGCGTCCGGAGGGTATGCGTCCATTCGCCTCTCCGCGGGCGAAAGCCCTGGCGGCTGAACGGGGCATCGATCTCTCCACCCTCTCCGGCACCGGTCCTGGCGGACGAATTGTCGAAGAGGATGTCATGCAGGCGACTGCTCCGCCCGCGCAGGTGTTGCCGGCCGGAACCGACCAGCCATTGAGCCAGATGCGAAAAGCCATCGCCAGGGCGACGGTGCAGAGCAAGGCGCCGGTCCCCCATTTTTATCTGACCATCGAAATCGACATGGAGCAGGCGGAGCGCGTACGCGATCAATTCAAACAGAGCCGCCAGACTCATCCGTCTATTACCGATCTGCTCATTAAGGCAGCGGCATTGGCGTTGCGTCGGCACCCGGAGATCAACGTCTCCTTTGCCGGCGACGCGATTAGACGGTTCGAGCAGATTGATATCGGGGTGGCCGTCGGCATGGAGGATGGTCTGATTACGCCGGTGATCCGAGATTGCGGGGCGAAAACGCTAACCGAGATTTCGACGGAGACCAAGTCGATGATCGAACGGGCCAGGCAGAAGCGCTTGCAACCGCAGGAATATACGGGGGCGACGTTTGCCATCTCCAATCTGGGGATGTTCGACGTGGATAACTTTATCGCCCTGCTCATGCCGCCTCAGGCCGCTGCGATCGCTGTGGGTGCGATTCGGGATGTACCGGTTGTGACCAAGGGGGTTGTGACGGCCGGGCGGCGGATGAAGGTCACGTTGTCCTGCGATCATCGGGCGCTCGATGGATTGATGGGCGCGCAGTTTCTGAAAGAGTTCAAGCGTGTGCTGGAGCATCCGCAGGAACTGGTGGCTCCGGTGGTGAAACCATGAGCTTCATTCACATCGATCCCCGGCCGACTGCTGCAGAAAATCAGCCGCCAGCTTCTCAACCTCGCCGCCTGCCGCCCTGGTTCAAGGTGAAGCTTCAGACCGGTCCGGATTATCACGACATTCGCAAGACCATGGACCGCCTCAACCTCCACACGATTTGTGAAGAGGCGCGTTGTCCGAACATGTGGGAATGTTGGAATGCCCGCACCGCGACCTTTCTGATTCTCGGCGACATCTGTACGAGGAGATGCCACTACTGCTCGGTCGCCACCGGCCGTCCGCATGCAGTGGATCGCGAGGAACCGTTGCGCGTGGCGGAGGCGGTCCAGGCCCTCAACCTGCGACATGCCGTGATTACGTCGGTGAACCGCGATGAATTGGATGACGGCGGCGCGTCGGTGTTTGCCGAAACCATCCGCCACATCCGACGATTGATTCCCAGCTGCACGATCGAAGTGCTCATTCCGGACTTTGAAGGCAATGAAGCGGCGCTTGCCCTGGTCGCAGCCGAAAAGCCGGACATCCTGAATCACAACATCGAAACGGTGCGGCGCTTGTTCCCCTCAATCCGGCCGCAGGGGAAATATCAGCGGTCGATTGAGTTGCTGGGCCGGGCCAAGCAGATGGGTATGACGACCAAGTCGGGATTGATCGTCGGCATGGGCGAAACGACGGACGAGGCCCGTGAAGTCATGCGGGACCTGCGTTCGGTTGAGTGCGACATCATGACCATCGGCCAGTACCTGCAACCGACGAAGGAACATCTCCCAGTGGCGCGTTTCTACCATCCCGACGAATTCGCCGCCCTGAAAGATGAAGGCCTCGCCATCGGATTCTGTCACGTCGAATCGGGCCCGCTCGTCCGCAGCTCTTACCACGCGGAACAACAAGTGTCGGGACGTTGAAAATGACCTCCGGCGTCGCTCTCGCATCGTTCAAGCTCTCAGCGTACCGATCACTTGCACGTCTCGGCCCTTTCGTCTTCCAATTCGATACCCTTCCACTACTGGTCTGGACATACTGCGGCGATGTCTCGGCTGCCCTCAACGAAATCGATGATTCGGGTCGTCCGTAGGCCGGTTACCGTGTAGGCTTCGCTGCCATCGCGAGGAGTAACAGAGTATCGTCCTGCTGCAAACGGCCGGCTTGGTCCATCTCGAAGAACGACAGCATGGTCCCTCCGCGGTAGAGTCTGAGCAAGACGTCCGGCTTCAGATCCTCCGGCTTTTTCCCGATCTCATCGACGAGCACCGGGCGTTCGATTAGGCGGATTTTTCCACCTGCGGTGAGCAGGTCGCTGAAGCAATCCACCATGTGTCCATGATCGACGGCTGCGGCTAAAATATACCCGCCGAACGTCGCGGGCGACACGATCGTATCGGCTCCGCCCTGGCGGAACAGTTTGACGTTCTCTTCTTGCTTGGCACTGACCACAATGCGTACGGTGGGGTTCAAATGTCTGGCAGTCAGAAGCATCAGTGCATTTGAGTCGTCACGCCCGGCGGTGATGATGACCGCCTTGGCCTTGTGAATCGCAGCTTCTTTTAAGACGTCCTCCTGCGCTGCGTCGGCTTGAAATGACGCCACACCCATCGATCCGGCCAGATGAACGCGCTCCTCTAGTTGATCGATCACCAAGATCTGATCGGTCGGGACGCCGCGGGCCAGCAGTTCCTGCACCGTCGACTGCCCTGTGTGGCCGAATCCGCAGATGATGAGATGTTGGTTCAATGTTGCGTGAAGTTTCGCCATGCGGTACCCCTCCATGTACTGCCGAATGATCAACTGATAGGCGGTGCCAAGAAAAAGAAACCAGATTCCCAGTCGCACGGGAGTGACGACCAACGCGTCCAAGAGACGCGCGCGCGTCGACACGGGAACGATGTCTCCATAGCCCACGGTTGTGACCGTGACCATGGTGAAGTACACCACGTCGACGAAGGAGACATGGCCGTCGATCTGATCCCGCAGGCCGTCTCGATCCAGCCAGAGAAGGAGAAGAATGAGACAGAAGAGGAGGAAGGCGATGCTGAGCCGTATCGTCAACATTTGAAGGGGGGACCAGGTGTTGGGCGTGACAATGACGCGCGGTTCCACAGTGTGCATCGCCTTAGCCATGGTCGACAGTGCTCCTTTGGTCTGATCTCGCGCGCA is a window of Nitrospira sp. DNA encoding:
- the pdhA gene encoding pyruvate dehydrogenase (acetyl-transferring) E1 component subunit alpha, which codes for MTHMDKDDLLSLYRQMLLIRRFEEKSAEMYALAKIAGFLHLYIGEEAIAVGAIAALRPDDYAISAYRDHGHCLARGSDPGKVMAELFGKATGLCQGKGGSMHLVDLAHRFMGGYAIVGGHIPLATGLAFATKYQKQDLVTVCFFGEGAVPSGQAHEAFNLAALWKLPVIFICENNRYGMGTPVHRAVALYENVAEAARSYGIMAERVDGMDVLAVRALMRTVVDQVRAGHGPFFIEAMTYRFMGHSMADPSHGHYRSKDEVEEHRKRDPLVLLKQQILSLALCTEADFKPVEQEVGDIVAAAVKFADESPFPDPASLYTDVMAED
- the lipA gene encoding lipoyl synthase, whose amino-acid sequence is MSFIHIDPRPTAAENQPPASQPRRLPPWFKVKLQTGPDYHDIRKTMDRLNLHTICEEARCPNMWECWNARTATFLILGDICTRRCHYCSVATGRPHAVDREEPLRVAEAVQALNLRHAVITSVNRDELDDGGASVFAETIRHIRRLIPSCTIEVLIPDFEGNEAALALVAAEKPDILNHNIETVRRLFPSIRPQGKYQRSIELLGRAKQMGMTTKSGLIVGMGETTDEAREVMRDLRSVECDIMTIGQYLQPTKEHLPVARFYHPDEFAALKDEGLAIGFCHVESGPLVRSSYHAEQQVSGR
- a CDS encoding potassium channel family protein — encoded protein: MAKAMHTVEPRVIVTPNTWSPLQMLTIRLSIAFLLFCLILLLLWLDRDGLRDQIDGHVSFVDVVYFTMVTVTTVGYGDIVPVSTRARLLDALVVTPVRLGIWFLFLGTAYQLIIRQYMEGYRMAKLHATLNQHLIICGFGHTGQSTVQELLARGVPTDQILVIDQLEERVHLAGSMGVASFQADAAQEDVLKEAAIHKAKAVIITAGRDDSNALMLLTARHLNPTVRIVVSAKQEENVKLFRQGGADTIVSPATFGGYILAAAVDHGHMVDCFSDLLTAGGKIRLIERPVLVDEIGKKPEDLKPDVLLRLYRGGTMLSFFEMDQAGRLQQDDTLLLLAMAAKPTR
- a CDS encoding pyruvate dehydrogenase complex E1 component subunit beta → MLLSYREALNQAMREEMRRDPRIFLIGEEVGYYQGAFKVTKGFVEEFGPQRVVDTPITEAGFTGLAIGAAMAGLQPIVELMTMNFGIVALDQIVNNAAKIRYMSGGQLSVPIVIRGPGSAAHQLGAQHSQSLEAWFCHVPGLKVVAPATPQDAKGLLKSAIRDKNPVIFIEAQLLYGTKGEVQDGDYTIPLGQAEVKRTGADVTVVAYSKMLLVAMEAADQLSREGLDVEVIDPRTLKPLDLDTIVTSVKKTGRLVIVEEGWRFCGLGAQIADSIYLAAFDYLDGPIVRVTGEEVPMPYSRPLEDAAIPDVPRVIAAVKSVCAAG
- a CDS encoding 2-oxo acid dehydrogenase subunit E2, yielding MASRVVMPKLTDTMEEGVLLAWKKREGEQVQAGEVIAEIETDKAVMDLEAFAPGILRKILVRDGETVQSGTLIAVIAEADEDITSALSDGVTAAPSIGNGAKTGAVPGAAPAPLAAARPEGMRPFASPRAKALAAERGIDLSTLSGTGPGGRIVEEDVMQATAPPAQVLPAGTDQPLSQMRKAIARATVQSKAPVPHFYLTIEIDMEQAERVRDQFKQSRQTHPSITDLLIKAAALALRRHPEINVSFAGDAIRRFEQIDIGVAVGMEDGLITPVIRDCGAKTLTEISTETKSMIERARQKRLQPQEYTGATFAISNLGMFDVDNFIALLMPPQAAAIAVGAIRDVPVVTKGVVTAGRRMKVTLSCDHRALDGLMGAQFLKEFKRVLEHPQELVAPVVKP